The Malus domestica chromosome 10, GDT2T_hap1 nucleotide sequence ATTCGCTCCAATAGCTCAAAGTCCTTGCCCGCACGAGGTAAAACTGCACAAAGCATCAAATGCTCCAATGGCTCAAAGTTCTCGCCCGCAtaagctaaaactgcacaagacATCAAAagctgcacgagttgaaactgcacaaggcatcaaaccccAACAAAGACATAAAGAACTACGAGCGACTTGATCTCTCatcgagggtacgtaggcaatctagggctcgacctaggtgcagtcacaaaatcaaacaccCAAAATCCCCAAGTTACGATTTATTCATATTGGAATCAAAGGGTTTTTCCTTTTAACGAAGGATTGTAATTAATAGATGCATAGTCTAGAATGAGTCGAACTCAAATTAATAAAGCCCTCTTTGGAAAAATGAATGAGGGTGAAATTatgtcgagtgaattatttgtttacatattatgtacaatttttgctcaacaaatgttattaacttaaaatttttaaattatatatcTATAGaaaaaatgtatataaattacatgttcataatttttttttttttttgaattttttttgcatttttaattatttgttaatatttttttgcattttttattaatttattttaatccaAACCGTTGTAttacaaaaaattgaaatccaacAGTCCAGATTTTGACATGTGGCCTAATggtaacattttttttcttttttaattttaaagccGGAAAACGTGGATCGTTGATTTGGAAATCAAACGGTCCAAATTATGCCACGTGAAACAGTAACTAAGTGGGCTGCCACGCGGGCCCTACCGTTTGAAATGTTGTTGTCCTTGCACCTGACGCTAATTTTTTTAGGATGTGGCTAACGTCACATCCATCCAGGCACTCGAGCCTTGGATTCCGCCTGACCTCTTGGTTAGGCTTCCCTTAACCTAATTGCTCGAGTGGGTTGGAGGGGTTTAAGGGGGTATTGGATCGGAGCAAACCACGATTGTGTTGAACTCTCTCAAATACTCACTTAATCTCTAAGTATGATCTGATGTATATGAACGTATATGACTCAACtacttaattaaaaaattactcAAGATGAGGCCTTTATATATCTGCAAAAGTGTCTCTTCAGCATACTTGCATCTCTTcaattaaaaggaaaattttGCACATTTTCTCTTTAACTGAACAATCACAACTTTATTCATAAATATTCACAACTCATCaaatataattttcttttcacataaaataatttaattcattttgaattaaattttcCACAGTTTTTACAATAGGCCCGTCGATTCTTTAAGACGGCCCATAAAGTTCAACTTGTTCACCGCTTCCACTGGCTGTCTCCCTTTCCAGTTTCCTCTCAGGTCCACAATTCAGCAGCCCAAAATATGGAAAACTTCTCCGGCCTGAAATTTCTATAGGACCAGAATGAAATAGAGAAAGGAAGATTATTTTTCATTATTCTTTTTTTCATCatcggattgaataaatcaacagaaataatagaaataataaataaaattgtgtTAGAGGTTAAAAAGAGCATATATTTATCATTTCTTATAGAGAAAATAAAACGAGCATCTATAATTTTAATCACATCCCTACATAATTTTATATCCACACCCAAGATTCAACAACTCTTACGGcaattttaaaacatttacaattCATCGGTCATGATTTGGGGGTTAAAGTAGATTAGAGGTTTGGCATTCATGATTGGCTCTTGGGTCTCATGTTTGGAGTTGGAGCCCTAGAGCTCGGTTCATAGTCTCATTTTACACCATGTTATTAACTTGGAATGATTGAAGTCATGAATGAGTAGATGAAGCTTTACTGCAAAAGTGAAAAGCAATCACGCCTATGCACTTTGGTGCGGGTTCGGTTCCCTTTACCTTTAATAGTTAACATCTAACCCACTAATACTATCGCTCtactaaaaaagaaaatgaagttaTGAGTGATAAAGTTTGTAATGAATGAGACAtcaactcccttatatttttgtAGCATTTTGTGTTCGACGAGTTTTTCTTTGTAATTGTTGTCTTCCTTCTAGAAAATAAACCATCGTATATTTTTACTTAATAAAAAACGACTATGTATTTAATTCAAGAGCCGTTTGGaaactattttgtttttatttttcattttctggtTTTCAGTCTTCActtttttgaaaattgaaaactaaaaccTTGTTTTGGTCACTACTTTcagtttttaaaaaattaaaatagaaaaccaaaaagtgaaaactcaatgtcaaaatttgaaaactcaagaatttggtttttagttttctttttttttttaaactgaaaACTTAAAGTGGTTACCAAACAAGATTTGGTTTAGCTTtcaaaaaaagtgaaaactaaaactaaaatctaaaaaCGAAATTGTTATTAAGCGGCCCCTTAATTCTCAAATTTTCTAAATTAGAAATTGCAGAcgccaagtattttttatttcgTATATATTagtataggggtgtgatatccacacacctctttttacttctcacacacccttctaattttctgccgtcggatcggatgaattgaaaaagatcaacggatagaaattaacaaagggtctgtaagaagtaaaaatgagtgtgtgaataGCATATCTCATTAATATATTGAAAGTTTAAAGCCTAAAGTTGCAGTTAAATTTGTCTAGAAATTCACAAATTTCATCTTATTCCTCAATCAGGACCAGGATCCTCGCCAGATCCATTCCCTAGGGATGATCCCacaatcatgtccgttcatcgtatatcgtgtggtcagaaatcatttaaattttaaattttaaaattcaaaagtaaataatacctaacgaaaactgaccgcacgatatacaatgaacggataGAATTGCAGGATCCCTAAGATCTCTAGGGaatggatccggcgaggatcctggtGCCCTCAATCAAACTTCGAACCACCAAGTCCATCATTCAAACACACTAGAAGGTAGTGTTGAAATCCATAATTTTAAATGTGAGTGAGTTGTACTCCTCTTGGCCACCAACAGTCATTTgatacaacttatatttaaataatttgattaattataaAGAGACCTTTAAAAAAGTTGACACGTGGGTCAATGAAGATATGAGATAAGTGGCTTGAAATGGATTAGAAGGAGCTTTCAATACATGAATCACGTTTGGTGTTTCCGAACTTGTGGCTATGAACAAGTGGGTGTACCACCAAACAACCTGTGAAACCAAAATCTTCGGGTGTGGATCAGTTTTGGTCTTCCAGATGCTTCGCACCAACACACCTCTGCACCCCATTTTCTTGGTCTTAACTAATTATATATAGTATCTTTTAAAGGGTAGAGATTTGGATATAGATCTAGTTGCATTCAATGGTCTAAAATATATGTCAAAGTGGATGGTTTTAGGAGAAAATTATAATAATGGTTCTTCAACTTTAACACATCAAAACgtgaattatgattttttttttcgtcaactccattatagttttgtcaaaatgagtcatgttgaaatgatcattgctacaattaagTTAAAATTAGAGATATACTATAGTTTtggtttcattttgatttttattCTTTCAGAATTAGAGATATACTATAATGGCATGTGAATGAGAGTAGAAAAAAATTTTGTGTGTGCAAAATTATATTATTGTccataattttatttgatgataAAATACCAAATTGTCTTTTCACCTTCTTGTTCATAGCTTGGGGTatcttgttcttgaatttgttaTTAAAATCATGTTTATACAAGCTTGTGTTACAAGGAGATAATATTGAACAAGATACCCCAAGCAAATCAGTGGCGAATCTAGGATTTTAATATCGGGTTGTCCCAATATTcaagctaaaaaaaaaagatgaaaatacCAATGAAATATTAAACGATAAATTACAACtttttattcataatttttataCAAACAACAATTTAGTTTAACATTTTCCATCTTTTTTTAACAAGATTACTAATTCCTTGCGATTAAGAAAAGTTATTTCTCAAACAAAtagaataaatataaatatcaaaTTGATCTTGAAATGCCTAATTGTTGATCTTGAAGTGTTGATAGGTACATGAAGTTTGGGGAAGAGATTGGTGGTGTTCTGATGATGGTGGACTTCGATTGGGTGGAGTGGGATTTAGGAAATGGAGGATTAGGGAGTTAATTTGGGTGGGGTGGACTTTCTTAGAAAGTCgaatctttgttttttttaataaaaaatggtgAGGCTATCAGCCTCCCACACGACCTAGGTGGTGTTGTCATACAACACATCAATGCTCACCGTTTTACTTAAAAACTCACATGGCCTAGATAGCACATGATTTAGgatgttttttttaatagaaattgATCGTCTTCTTTTCTCCTTCTGGTTTGTAAAAAGCCAGAACATTGCGGCCGCTGCTCTTCTCCTCTGCCACAAGGCCCACAACTTGGGTGTCCTCCGAAGTTCTCACAGGCAATTATCCAAGCTTCCGGGTGGTCCTAGGACCACCTAGATCCCTTAATAGATCCGCCCCTAGAGCAAATAAGGTGACAAATTCGTAACTTTCATCATCATTCACTTTCTTTTATTTAGAAAGACATGTTACAAAAAGATTGATAATCAAGAAGTTTAgtatccataaaaaaaaaaaaaaaaaaaaaaaaaaaaaaaaaagtttagtaTGTATCACAGTTTATTATCAAGtattacaaatttaaaaaacttCTAGAGGCAAAAAGTATAAACTAAAACAACATACCTTTAAGGGCGCGTAGCGCCtgtgattataaaaaaaaagcctcaaattaattaaaggatagTTTAGATATGAAGTGGCAATGGcatgaaaataaaaacagtACTCAAActtttatcataaaaaaaaattttaattgaaaatattttcacaaaataatattaggttaaacatttgaaaacatCTCCTGCCTTCCTCTCTGAATGTCATCGTTACTCTTCTTCCATGCTCGagtgaaagaagaaaaacaggaagaaaaaaattaagttttatgatAGGAAAACAATCTGCCAATCATCCATGGAGTTATCTCTCTCAACCGAACCTGTTTTTTGGGTTGAATGATTAGATTTTGTTGACCCAAAAAATTTAAGTACATTTTAACTGATCAATCTTGATATGTATTCCTTGACACTTCAATTAATAATTATGTCGCCACTTAATATTACAATCTggtaatatttttcttcatttgtaagtgagaggttttaggttcgattctcatcaaagacgaatttgaactacgttattactagcccattgcGAGACATATCCCACTCCTAATGTAGATAACaccgtttgttaaaaaataataataattatgtcATGGTCAAGAAAATTTCTTTGTCAATCTAAGAATGTGTTGATATCAAAGGGTAATTTCTATTTCATATAATTATCTTATGAAAACTGCTGCCAAGTGTTAATGTCATGgctaattatttttcatgtacgTTATTTAGTGCTACgatttaatgatatttttttactAGTAAGTGAGGGGTATTTGGTTCGATTCTTATCAAatgcgaatttaaaccacattattgctaaccacaaagatatcatttgttaaaaaaaaataaaaaaattatcatgtACATCTGCTCTTATCATCTTGAATTTCAAACTTTAAACTATGTTATTTAGAATTTCAGACTAGGGTAATTATATAAtacaggaagaagaagatggagggcGGATTCGTTTCCTTTCTTTTTACAGCTTTTATTTCTCTTCAAGTTTTAATTCTATTTCAGTtttacttcaaaaaaaaaaaaaatcatcagaaaaaaaaaaatctattttctttatttaaaaCCCTTGGATGTTATGCAATCTAAGGTTGAAATAGAATGTAGaaatatttgtaaaaaaaaaaactgtctcTGGATCCTAATCCCTTTTTTTTGATAAAACATTAACATTCATTCAACTGAAAGAAGGGTTACTAGGGCTATCCCCAAAGGAAGGCAAAAACCGAACGCACATTGAGAAAATCCAAATGCACAAAGAGCCCAACccaataagaacaaaaaaaataaaaataaaaaataaaagaacccTAATTCCTATCCCCAAATGCAGACTTCAACTACCGCCACCACCACAAATGCCTTGCCGGCAATCACACTAGAGAAAACAACCAAGTGGTCATTTCGACCAAGACGTTGCAACACAAAAGTTACAAACCCGCAACCAAAAGTAGACCACAATCAGAATTCGTCACCAGGAAAGCCGAACCAAGAGATAGTCATCAGATCCAAATAGCCTTCACTGACCcctgcaaatatatacaaatacaGTAACAGATGGACGAGGGGTGAGGCTAAAGGGATGTGTGAAATCAACTACCCCTATTCGGGCGAAGTCGTGAAGAGTAGACAAACAAGAATCATGTATGCATGTTGGGGGTGGGGGCATGGGGCGGGGGGTGGCTTTTATTTATGAGAAATTAtctcgagaaaaaaaaaaacattttgcaTTCCCTTCAACACATTTTCTCTTTTGTGTATTTACATATTCGAAATGCATGATAACATTTTTACCGTATAAAAAAACAACTCCTTATTTGTTTAATGTGTATATATTTACCAACATATTCAAAAGTTTGTCAAAATTGATTAGCACAAACTCTTCTCTCTCAACATTTCagcttttctttggtttttttacttttgaattaaaggaaaactaatgaaaagggcttgaaaactttgagttttaatgataaggacaaaataaagagtaaaatgaatagtaccatgattgactttttagtgtaaaaatgtggtttttcgttaaagtgaacagtaccgggtgcttttcgttaaagttcccttttattAATCCCTTGTATAACATTTCCTTGGTGGCGACTTGGCCGTGCGATGCTCATATTTGAGTAATTAATCATCTTACTTTGtttccttcttctcttcaaTCCAATCCTTCCcataaaatcttaatttttttaattcccATCTAGTATTACTCTGCTCTTGGAAGATTTTATTGCTATCACACAGTAGAAGACCATAATTTTCCCAGATTCACCCCAAATTTAGATGGCGTTCGTGGATGAAGTTACTTCATGTCGTGGTGCAATTTTTCTTCAATACTCTAGACCGTTTAGTAGTACGGAAAATAAACGATCATGATTGAATTCAAGAactattattttttcttatttgccAATCTAATGAATATAAAACCGGACTATCCAATAATTAGGACCACTGAAGACTAACCCATGGCGATGACCGTTATGCTTGTTAGAGTtttagttagttttgggctGTCTGGGCTTGACTTGATATAAAACTTAATCATGGTGATGTGAGTTTTTTAATTGTTTGTGTAGCTTTTCTACGTTGTAATTTATGTGAATTTTGTTGTATTGCGTACATTTTCAATGCATTGTAGTTTAACTATATTCGTTAAAACTGcaatagtatattaaaaatgTTCTGGCATGGTCCATGAAAGCAAGACCACATATCTACTTCCATTAATGGGTAGTGGAAGGATTTAATTTCAAGTGAAAATTGAAGTGGAGCCACCATGAGAAACACATTCCATAAATAGTAATGAAATCAAGGAAAATGAAATTTCATTCCAAAAATCTATTCATTCCATGAATAGTAATGAAACCAtgagaagtgttattggcatttcaaaaatctcattctatacttctaacaagtatatttttctttctcaatGTAGAAAATTtaaagtgtaaaatgagatttttgaaatgggtgtgctatccacacatcctattttacttctcacacacctcttgataatttatgtccgttgatcttctttaattcatccgatcagacggtcgaaaattaaaaaatgatgtgagaagtaaaatagaatgtgtgaatatcacacatctttttgaaatgctaataacaattcgcaattaaaaaacaaaaaccaaattgtCATACACGTCAACGTCACGTTTGCAGAGTAAGTACCAGCCGCCCACTATCTATATATAAAGTGACTCCATTTTCTCCTCCCTCCCTCACCCCCTTTTGTCCTTTGTCCGTCTctgaggaaaccagaaaatcaatGGCTTTCTGGAGGAGGAAGGAGGGATGAGAACAAGTGGGAAGACAGTATGCGAACGCTTTGTGATGTGTGCGAGAGCGCCGCTGCCATCCTCTTCTGCGCGGCCGACGAGGCCGCCCTCTGCCGTTCCTGCGACGAAAAGgttcttcatttcttcttttcctttgcctttaTTTATATGCAAACATTGACTTTTAGTTGTATAGTCCTTCCAATGATCTTAGCACTGAAAGTTTGCAATTTTTTGGGAATTTGGGTTTTGCAGGTCTGTTTTCTGGTTGTTAATCTTGATTTTGATTATTGCAAGCTAAATCACAGGTTGTTGGGTTTTTTGGACAAGCGGAATATTCTACACTAATCTACACTAATGGGGAGGGGGTAGGGTTTTGAACTCGGGACGTAGTGGGTGGAAGAGGAAAGCCTAACCACCAGGGCAATCCACCACTTTGGCTATTGTGATATATTGTTGCCTGACAAATCACAACGTATTCAGCATGATTGGGCTTACTGGTTGTACTTGTCGGGCGAGTATACGATGTTTCGTATCAAATTATGAGCACCCAGATGCTGTTAGAGTCATACTATACTTTTTGGATTTGTGGAAGTGAGATAGGTTAACTTAATCAACAGTTCATATTAGTCATGAATTTTGAGATGTTTGGTTAGAGAAGTGATTGGTGATGGCTTGCTATCTGAATGTAGCATGGTTCGAATATCATGTGTTATACACAAGTCTAGTGTGCTTCTTTATGTTGAAGTTTTGCTGCCATTTGTGTTTATGGAAATCATCACTACCGAACATTTGTCGTGCTTATTTAAATTCTTAGCCCTTTCTCTCTTTGCCTTTATAGCTCTCCTGTCAAATTATAGTAGAGGCATGATTTTGTTCTCTGTGTTGGAATTGCAGGTCCATCTGTGTAATAAACTTGCCAATAGACATGTACGGGTTGGGATAGCCACACCTAGTGATGTTCCTTGCTGTGATATTTGCGAAAATGCACCTGGTATGCTAGACTtcaatgttttaaaattttagtttttgtgaGCTATATTAAACTTATGTAGAAGGATTTTGAAGACTTATTTTCCCTTGGAAAACATACATGTAGCGTTCTTTTACTGTGAGGTAGATGGTAGTTCTCTTTGCCTGCAGTGTGATATGATTGTACATGTCGGTGGGAAAAGAACCCACGGGAGGTATCTCCTCTTCAGACAGAGAGTTGAGGTTTGTCTCTCTGCTGGAGAGTTCCGGTTAAGGTTTTATATATAGACCTCCagagattaatttattttctctctTGGGGCGTTTCTCTATAGTTTCCAGGGAATAAGCTTGGCCGTTCAGAGGAACTAGGGCTTCAACCACTTGACCAAAAGAAGGTACAAAGGGACCAAAATCAGCAGCCTGATTTAAAAACAGGAGAGAATCAACATAATCACAATGTCTCTCCAACTGCAGTCCTATACAACAATATTGATGGTGACTACAAAATGGACAATACACCCATTGATCTTAATAGCAGGCCCCAAAGAATACGCGGTCAAGCTTCAACTAACCAggtatatctatatatatatcccCATGTTGATTTTACTAGCTGGTTCTGGTTCTTTAAAAAGGCATATTCTTGTCTTCTTAGTAACAAGGCATTCTTTGTCTTCTGAACATGCATTTTGACGTGCAGTTTGAATGTTGTGAACTGTAGTTCTGTTCCTTTAATTATTTGCACATTATAAGCATTCTGGTTAATCAAAACAATATTTATCTGGCTGTCGTATTTAGGAACAGGGTGTGGGTGTTCTAAATGGTGTGAATGATGAATCTGCAAGTGTCGTTCCTGTTCAATCCTTCAGAAAGTAGCCTGGAAAGTGAGTAAGGTACATTTGGCATATCTCATTGTCctcatttatttgttttatgttttcaagATCTTCTTGTATGAAGTTAAAT carries:
- the LOC103453788 gene encoding B-box zinc finger protein 19 isoform X2, yielding MRTLCDVCESAAAILFCAADEAALCRSCDEKVHLCNKLANRHVRVGIATPSDVPCCDICENAPAFFYCEVDGSSLCLQCDMIVHVGGKRTHGRYLLFRQRVEFPGNKLGRSEELGLQPLDQKKVQRDQNQQPDLKTGENQHNHNVSPTAVLYNNIDGDYKMDNTPIDLNSRPQRIRGQASTNQGVGVLNGVNDESASVVPVQSFRK
- the LOC103453788 gene encoding B-box zinc finger protein 18 isoform X1, whose product is MRTLCDVCESAAAILFCAADEAALCRSCDEKVHLCNKLANRHVRVGIATPSDVPCCDICENAPAFFYCEVDGSSLCLQCDMIVHVGGKRTHGRYLLFRQRVEFPGNKLGRSEELGLQPLDQKKVQRDQNQQPDLKTGENQHNHNVSPTAVLYNNIDGDYKMDNTPIDLNSRPQRIRGQASTNQEQGVGVLNGVNDESASVVPVQSFRK